GAGCTCCCCTCCCAGCGAGGCGGCGAAAGTGACGTAGATCAGGCGTACTCGACGCTCTCTCACGAACTCTTCACCTACCTGCGCTCGACTCAGGGATACGAAGGGAATCTAGATGCTACGGACGGGATGGAGCGGCAACCCACTCCTCTGTCCCTAGACGGTCTTTTGGACCAGGATGATTTCCTCGAATCGAACCCGGAGGCAGAGGTTTACCCGGAAAAACTCCAGAAAGTGAACATAGCGTCGGCGTGGGTCGTGGACAATCTCCCCCTGCTGAACTACACGTTCGGGTTCACCCGGGACCGCCCCGAACGGTCTCGGACTGATCTACAGCCTTTCCCACACCCCCGGGGCGAGGACAGCACCCCTGTCTACGTTGACCAAACTCCCTCTGAGGCCATCGTCCTCCAAGTGGACCGATCCGCGATCATCGAGTGGCTGGACGAGAAGGGAACACTGCGTGGTGTTGAGCGTCCCGATACAGACGATGAGAGTGACCTCAAGGAGTGGTTCTTGGAGAACGTGGACACCAACGAACTCCGTGACCACTACTCGCCCATAGAAGACGAGCTCACACGGGAAGTGTACACGCTCCTCCACTCGATGAGCCACGCGCTGATGCGGACGGCGAGCGGACAGTGTGGTCTCGACAGCAACAGCATCTCGGAGTACGTTATGCCAAGCATTCCGGCGATCTTCCTCTACGCGAGCAGCACGGAACACTTCTCCCTAGGAGGGATGCACACACTGTTCAAGACGAGGATTCACCCGTGGGTTGACGAGACTATCGCGGATGTCCAGCAGTGCGTGTACGACCCCGTATGTGAACACGAGGACGGTGCCTGCCACGCGTGCCTTCACATGAGTGAAGTCGCTTGCGAGAGCGCCAACGGGAACCTCGACCGCCGATATCTAGTCGGCGACGACAGAGGTCGAATACCCGCGTTCTGGGAGTCAGAGTACGTGTGACCGACGATCACGATTCAATCTGTTCGAACTTTGCGGTGGTTCGCCAGTTCGATGATCTTGACCGTGTCGTCGCTATCCGAGACACCATCTTGGCTCTTGACCACAGCGACGTAACTCGGGCAGACGTTGATCGGGGGTTAGAAACACCGCTGACAACCCGAGAAATGGCTGCCCTCTTCACCTGTCTTCAGAAGAACGGAGCAGCAACTCAATCAGCGACCGACGAGCGGGGGTTTGCGGACTACACTTTCGAGGTCGATCCTCTCGAAGTGGATCGAGTACTGACCCAGCAAGCCGCGGTGATTGCATCCGACGGTCGTTCCTCCCAAACGGGCCAGGACGACGTCGTCGAGTTCGTGGCCACACTTCCGGGAGGATTCGAACCGACTTCCGCACGCGTCCGTTCGATCCCAGACATCGCCTCTACGATCCGCAACCAAGTGTTCGACGCCGATTCGTCGGTCCGAATCGCCAACCCGTACTTCGATCCATCACTCGAACTCGTGGCCGACCTTGCGAGTCTCCCCCAACGAGGTGTCGAGACACGACTACTGACCCGAGAAACCGCAGACGAGGAAGGCGATACACGAACGACGCTCAATAAGATGTGGGACTTGATCGACAAGGACCACCGCGACAACTTCGAGGTGAGAGACCTCTACCGATGGGACGAGAAACAGGGCTCTCAGGCGTTTGCGACTCACGCGAAGATCGTGATCGTTGACGATAGGGTCTGCTACGTCGGAAGCGCGAACCTGACTGATACGAGTCTCTCGACTAACTTCGAGTTCGGCGTCGTCGTGGAAGGTGACATAGTCAAGGAGGCCGCGACGGTGTTCGACGAAGTGTTCGAGTACTCGTACCCAGTTGATCTCCCGATATAGCCGGGATACTGCTCGTGTCTTGAGGGTGAAAGCTATTACATACTTTAATGGTGCTCGCCGTGACCTGTTTTATCACATGCAGCACGGCGATCCAATCAGGCCCGATGACGAACCAATTGGGTCCTATATTGAGGGATTGAAACAGAAGGAGTATCAGATCCCTACCTTCCAACGGGAGGTCGTTTGGGAACGGGACAACATCAAGAAGTTGTGGGACAGTATCTATCGTTTTTATCCCATCGGAAGTATCCTTATCTGGAATTCTGATACCGAGCTTGAAAAGCACCGGGAAATCGGTGGTCACGAAATAAACGATCCAGATAAAAATTCAAATTTCAACTACATTCTTGACGGGCAGCAGCGGACAACTTCCCTGCTAACCTCTCTGTACGGCGTGAAGGGAGAATGGGAAGGTGACTTTGATCCCACGTTGTATATCGACTTGACTGTTGAGGAAGCAGATGACGTGGACGATGCCAACTATAAGCGGCGATTTCTCTTTGAGGACGAAGTTGACGACGACAGCGAGCATGTTTTCAAAATTATTGATATCTACAAAGATCCGTGGGAGATTGACGATCAGCTAGCTGCCCAGGGGCTTGAAAACGGGCATCCAATCAGAGATCGGTTGCGGAGTTTCAGTAAAGTCCTGCAGCAGTATCGAATCCCGTTCATCAAACTGCGTGATATAGAGATCAACGAAGTTACTGAGATTTTCGAGCGAGTTAATCAGGAAGGAGAGCCCCTTGACATCTTCGATATCATCGTGGCCAAGACTTTCCGTCCGACTGGACATCCCGACGGCGGATTCTATCTCCGTGAAATGATAGAGGATTTCCGGGAAAACACAGAAGGCGAGTTCGTCAGCATCTCGAACAAGACGTATTTAGAGATGTTGGCTATGATCATCAAGTATCACGTGGACGATAATGAGGTCAACAATATTACAAATAGATTCCTTAACGAAATCAAAACCCACCACATTGAAGCGGTGTGGGACGAAGCCAAGCGGGCCTTCCGCATGACGTTTGATTTCTTCGAAAACCATCTTAATCTCAAAGGCCCGAATCTAATTCCCTTCCGGTACTTCTACATCACCGTCGCATTTTATTTTTACGAGAACGACGACCCAGACTACGACTTCCTCAAGAAATACTTCTGGTTCTACTCATTCCAGTCCGAGAACCTGCTCCGGCATACCGGACATCTCCGTCAGGATCACCTTGACCCGCTTTATGATGAAAAGACCGGTGGCGAATTTGAGTTTGAGGAGTTCCGACTTAACAAGCACGATCTCCGATCAGCATCGTACAGCTACCAGGGACGGTTCTCGCGGGCAATTCTCGCGTTCATAGCCTCACATGACCCCAAAGACTGGAAACATTATGACCGTTCGGTCCTCACAGACGTGTACTATCAACTTCAGAAGGAACCGAATCTCCACCACATCTTCCCACGTAACTTCATCGAAAATTATCCCGGAGAAGACGAGTACGACGAAGATAGCTTGATGAATATCGCGTATCTCCCGCAGATCACGAACTTAGAAATCAGTGATCGGAATCCAGTCGAGTATCTCCGGGATTACGATGGTGACGGGTTTGAGGCAGTGTTGGCGTCACACCTTATTCCGCAGGTACTGCTCGAGTGGAGTAGAGACGACGATGTCGGCTACAAGACCCTTGATGAATTCATCAACCGACGTGTCGAACTCTTCATTTCCGAGATTGATGACCATCTAGAGGGAATCCCGCTCAACGTACACGACTCCGCCGCTCAAGACACCGATGTGCGAGTCCTAATTGAAGATGGAGAGACACAGACGACGGAATTCAAATCCACTCTCCGAACTGACGTGAAGGATCAAGGGATGCCGATGGGTCGCGTTGAGTATCAGTGTCTCAAGACGATTAATGGGTTCCTCAATTCCACTGAGGGTGGGACGTTGCTCATTGGCGTGGAGGACGATGGGAATATCTACGGACTTGAAGACGACTATGAAACGTTTAGCGAGGAACAGAAGCGAGAGGTATTCCAACGCCACCTCCATGACATTATCGGGTCGGCTATGGAGCCGCGGTTCAACGACTTCATTGATGTCTCGTTCGTCACGATGGAGAACAAGGACGTCTGCGTCGTGAACATCGATCATGCTTCGAGGCCAGCACATCTTGAAAATCAAGGTGAGCAGGAGTTCTATCTCCGACAGGGCAATCGAACGATTCCGCTTGACCCTAAGCAAATGGTAGAGTACATCAACGACGAGTTTGAAGACTCCTGAGTTGCTCTTCGGTGGACTGATCCTGGGATGGAACTCACCCTCTGTATCCAGCACGCGCTTCAAATCTGTTAATGGGGTTTCAACAGACCCAGAAAGATACTTATGCGAGTAGTACAATCGCCTTAGTACACTTACTTTCACGTACTTCGTGTCGAACATTCGAACGCCCGTTCCCGAGGTAATACGGTAATGCACCCGGACGCCCCGCCGGACGAGTCTAACGTCCTCGAAAAAGTCGAGACTGCCCTGAAACAGGCAGTGAGAGAGCACTCCGACCTAAACTGGGAGTACGGGACTCGGATCAAGAGGCAGAAGTACACGTACCTCGCGGTCAAGCACTTCACCGGTGACGACGAGACGTTCCCGGTCACGTATAGCTGGTACAAGTTCGGGGC
This Halorientalis sp. IM1011 DNA region includes the following protein-coding sequences:
- a CDS encoding phosphatidylserine/phosphatidylglycerophosphate/cardiolipin synthase family protein produces the protein MTDDHDSICSNFAVVRQFDDLDRVVAIRDTILALDHSDVTRADVDRGLETPLTTREMAALFTCLQKNGAATQSATDERGFADYTFEVDPLEVDRVLTQQAAVIASDGRSSQTGQDDVVEFVATLPGGFEPTSARVRSIPDIASTIRNQVFDADSSVRIANPYFDPSLELVADLASLPQRGVETRLLTRETADEEGDTRTTLNKMWDLIDKDHRDNFEVRDLYRWDEKQGSQAFATHAKIVIVDDRVCYVGSANLTDTSLSTNFEFGVVVEGDIVKEAATVFDEVFEYSYPVDLPI
- a CDS encoding DUF262 domain-containing protein codes for the protein MQHGDPIRPDDEPIGSYIEGLKQKEYQIPTFQREVVWERDNIKKLWDSIYRFYPIGSILIWNSDTELEKHREIGGHEINDPDKNSNFNYILDGQQRTTSLLTSLYGVKGEWEGDFDPTLYIDLTVEEADDVDDANYKRRFLFEDEVDDDSEHVFKIIDIYKDPWEIDDQLAAQGLENGHPIRDRLRSFSKVLQQYRIPFIKLRDIEINEVTEIFERVNQEGEPLDIFDIIVAKTFRPTGHPDGGFYLREMIEDFRENTEGEFVSISNKTYLEMLAMIIKYHVDDNEVNNITNRFLNEIKTHHIEAVWDEAKRAFRMTFDFFENHLNLKGPNLIPFRYFYITVAFYFYENDDPDYDFLKKYFWFYSFQSENLLRHTGHLRQDHLDPLYDEKTGGEFEFEEFRLNKHDLRSASYSYQGRFSRAILAFIASHDPKDWKHYDRSVLTDVYYQLQKEPNLHHIFPRNFIENYPGEDEYDEDSLMNIAYLPQITNLEISDRNPVEYLRDYDGDGFEAVLASHLIPQVLLEWSRDDDVGYKTLDEFINRRVELFISEIDDHLEGIPLNVHDSAAQDTDVRVLIEDGETQTTEFKSTLRTDVKDQGMPMGRVEYQCLKTINGFLNSTEGGTLLIGVEDDGNIYGLEDDYETFSEEQKREVFQRHLHDIIGSAMEPRFNDFIDVSFVTMENKDVCVVNIDHASRPAHLENQGEQEFYLRQGNRTIPLDPKQMVEYINDEFEDS